The genomic DNA AATTGCTTCAGATAATCAGGCAATTATTGCTTTGGCAAGAATTAGCAATTTAAGCAACGAAGATTTTGTAAAATCAATGAACGTGAAAGCAAAAGAATTAAAAATGGGAAAAACAGAATTTTTTGATCCAGCTGGACTTAATCCAAAAAACGTTTCAACAGCGGAAGATTTAATAAAATTAAGCGTTGAGATTTTTAATCACGATAATATTGTTGAGATTTTAAGCAAGGATAAATATTTTTTTAGAAATATAAATATAGGCAGATTTCATCAAGTTTTTTCCACCAACAGACTCTTAAATAGTTTTTTAGCTGACAAAGGCTCGGAATATTTTTTAAATGCCGGAAAAACAGGGCATTTAGAAGAAGCAGGATATTGTTTTTTTTGTGAGGCAAAAAATAATAATGGAAATAAAATTTTTGTCGTGATTTTAGGAAGCGAAACAAATCAGAGCCGTTTTCAGGAAGCGAAAGCGTTAATCAGCTGGGTTTTCACAAATTGGGAATGGGAAAAATCTGATGCTTGATTTTTGTTTGTTTTCTGCTAAAATTTATTTATATGTTTGATTTGAATTTAATTGAAACGTTTAAAAATTTGTCTCCTGAATTTGCGACTTTTTTAATCGCGATGATTCCAGTTACGGAATTAAGGGCGTCAATTCCAATTGCTTTGGTGGTCTATGAATTACCAATATGGTCGGCCATATTATTTTCTGTCTTAGGCGATATGGTGCCAATGTTTTTTGTTTTAATTGGCGTGGAAAAAATTTATTTTTTTATTTCTAAAAAATCAGAAAGATGCAAAAAACTTTTTGATTGGTTTTTTAAAAGAACAGAAAATAAATTTTCAGGAAAATACGCGAAATACGGAGCAATTGCTTTGATTTTTTTTGTAGGAGTTCCATTGCCATTTACTGGATCATGGTCTGGTTCTGTTGCGGCTTTTCTTTTCCGTATTTCTTTTTATAAGGCATTTCCTTTGATTATGGCAGGAATATTAATTGCTGCTACTTTAGTTACTTTAATTACTTTAGGATTTATAACAGTATTTTAAAAAAATAACATATATTCTATGAAAAAATTTTACATTATAGCTAATTGGAAAATGAAGCTTAATTTTCAAGAGAGCATTGAGCTTTTTAATGAAATTAAACAAAATTTCCTTGAAAAAAATCAAGCTGAAATTGTTGTTTGTCCTTCTTATGTTCCGCTTTTTGAAATAAATAAAAATAATATCGATAGAAAAATAAAATTAGGAGGTCAAGATGTTTTTTGGGAAGAAACAGGAGCTTACACGGGGGAAATTTCCTGTGAAATGTTAGAAGACGTTGGATGCGAATATGTTATTATCGGGCATTCAGACAGAAGAAAGTATTTTAAAGAAACCGATGAGATGGCGCATTATAAAGTAAAAACAGCTTTAAAATCATCTTTAACTCCGATTTTGTGCGTAGGCGAGAATTTTCAAGAAAGGCAGGAAAATAGGAAAGATTATGTTATAATAAGCCAGATTACAAAAGCATTATCAGGAATTGATTTTAGCGGATCAGAAAAAATGATTATTGCTTATGAGCCTGTCTGGGTAATAGGTTCTGGGCAAGCAATAAAACCGGAAGACGCTGAATATATGCATCAAATTATTAAGCAGACTTTGATTGATATTTTCCCTATTGAAATAGTTGAAAAATGTTTTAAAATTATTTATGGTGGAAGCATCAATGCGGGAGTTGTTAAAAATTTTTTAATTCAGCCGAATATTTGGGGGGTTTTAGTTGGAAGCGACAGTTTGAATTCTAAAAAATTTATTGATATAATTAGAGAAGTAAATACGATTAAATAAAATTT from Patescibacteria group bacterium includes the following:
- a CDS encoding small multi-drug export protein; the protein is MFDLNLIETFKNLSPEFATFLIAMIPVTELRASIPIALVVYELPIWSAILFSVLGDMVPMFFVLIGVEKIYFFISKKSERCKKLFDWFFKRTENKFSGKYAKYGAIALIFFVGVPLPFTGSWSGSVAAFLFRISFYKAFPLIMAGILIAATLVTLITLGFITVF
- the tpiA gene encoding triose-phosphate isomerase → MKKFYIIANWKMKLNFQESIELFNEIKQNFLEKNQAEIVVCPSYVPLFEINKNNIDRKIKLGGQDVFWEETGAYTGEISCEMLEDVGCEYVIIGHSDRRKYFKETDEMAHYKVKTALKSSLTPILCVGENFQERQENRKDYVIISQITKALSGIDFSGSEKMIIAYEPVWVIGSGQAIKPEDAEYMHQIIKQTLIDIFPIEIVEKCFKIIYGGSINAGVVKNFLIQPNIWGVLVGSDSLNSKKFIDIIREVNTIK
- a CDS encoding serine hydrolase; protein product: MPLILILILSLNIIYPTANENFNNNLDKQFPKKFVNDSLGISTTAKSVLVVDKESNKILFAKNKNEVLPIASITKLMSVLILLDCEIDWRQEVVIKKEDRREGGRIYLGYGEVVTAKDLLNLALIASDNQAIIALARISNLSNEDFVKSMNVKAKELKMGKTEFFDPAGLNPKNVSTAEDLIKLSVEIFNHDNIVEILSKDKYFFRNINIGRFHQVFSTNRLLNSFLADKGSEYFLNAGKTGHLEEAGYCFFCEAKNNNGNKIFVVILGSETNQSRFQEAKALISWVFTNWEWEKSDA